In the genome of Mastomys coucha isolate ucsf_1 unplaced genomic scaffold, UCSF_Mcou_1 pScaffold21, whole genome shotgun sequence, the window ggctggcctcacaacCTTTCTTCATCTATCTCCTGAATACTGGCATTAAAGGTGAATGTTACAACTGgcctatcatttttcttttcttttgactcAAGGTGTATACCTTGATGTCAAAGGTATACAAGGATGATGCTGagccttctgatcctcctgcctttatttcCTGAGTACTGAATCTGcaggtatgcatgcatatgtgtatgtgtgtgtattttaggtctattatgtgtgttttgccttcatgtatgtgtattcagCACATGCGTGCCTGGTGCtcaaagaagtcagaagacagcagcaggtcccctggaactggagttagatggttgtgagctgccatgtgggtgctggggactgaaccagggcctctgcaagaacaagtgctcttgaccactgaggcatctctctagctgcCTCCCCTTTTCTTAGAGACAGGTATCACTCTGTAGGtctagctggcttggaacttactatgtagaccccACTGATGTCACACTCATACCTGCCTGTGCTTCCacagtactgggactaaaggtgtgcactactattCCCAACCACTACGCCTAGTTTTATGCAGTCCTGGTTATGAACAGTGCTGCAcgaatgctaggcaagcgctctactcCCTGGGCTCTATTTCTAACTCACCATCTTCCCAGGCCTTTTCACCCTGCTCCAACCTAGCCTTGCACCGTTTTCCCCAGGATGGTGACTGGGTCTAGTCCCCATTGCACCAGAACAGACCCCACTCAAACTGAATGCAGGGCATCGCAGTCACTGAGTGTCCCGTCTGTGACCTCCACCATGATTCTTAATATGTTCTTTATCTAGGCCTGCCATCTCTGGGAATTCTCTGAGTCATGGGTTAGTATGGCGGGAACATACATGGTAGCCCAGAACTCCGAATTTGGGGCTCTGAGGGCTTGCTGATGAGCTGACATGGGGATTAGGGATCATTTAGGAGGGacgaaaggcaggaagaaagggaacaaaattattctttaaagtaGAGGGATCCAGGAGCTGTTACAGGTACATAGGTAACACATaggtggtagctcacacctttaattctggcaggcagatctctgtgagtttgaggccagcctggtctacagagtgagttccaggacagcaagggcttcacagagaaaccaaaccaaaccaaatcaaccaaccaactaactaaaCACAAAGAGTTCAAGATAACCATGAGGCCAGGGGTAGTGGTGTGAGGTTCTAACACCACATTTGGGAGGCTGGGGAAACGCATTGcttgtttgaggccagcttaagCTGCCTGGCCAGACCGTCTCAATAAAgaacagcaaaacaacaacaacaaaaacaaaagaacactggACCATCAAGATGGTTTCACAAATAACAGTGTTTGctacctgagtttgagccctgggacccacacatggtggagagagagaacaggctccaacaagttgttctctgaccttcacaaacatggtgtggcacacacatgcacacacactaaaacaaaacaaggtgttGTGAAGGCAATGAGTGAGTAGTTGGCAAGTGGATAGGCTGTATAGCCTTGTAGTTAGATCCACATCTAACCATAAGATTGGGATGGGGATGGGACCCACGTTCACAGCCAAGCTCTCGCCTGGGCTGCGGGAATGGGGGCAGAGTGcaggccttgggaggcagaggcaagaggatctcaagtttgaagacagtctggactacacagtgagatacacatcaaaagacaaaaaagacaaacaaccaACCTTCATTCTACCATGAGGTCAGGTTACTAAGCCTTGTGCACCTTTGTTCCCTGCTCTGCAacttggggcaggggtggggtggggtgggggagggaagggtgaGGGGAGACATAACATACAGCAGAGCTTGCTGTGCAGCTGAAGCAAGCATGTTTCTAGCACACTGCACTACTGGGGTctttagcactcaggaagcccaTGGTGGTGCAGAGCAGAAGGAATGCTGGATCTGGAAAGCAGGCAGGGTCAACGTACCCTGGGTAGATGGTCCTGGAGGCAGACCGGTCTTCACACAGAGATTTCCTCCTCGGAGACCCCACTGGTCTTGGAGAAACAGAAGATCTTCTCGGAGAGAGGCAGCCTTTGGAAGCAGTAGTTCGGATGCCTGGGAGCAGGGGAAGGATGGTCACCTTGGCCATACGGTTGGGATTGGGGTGGGCAGAGGTCACAGGTCATGGGCACTTACTTTCCCCACAGGCAGTCCCAGTGTGTGACTTAGCAAGATAAGGCTGGAGCCACTTGGGGTAGTGGGGTGTagctgatggatggatggtagaaTCCTGGATGATGGGTTCAGCCTAGGGGTGAGGGTAGCAACAGAACATTAAGCAGTTTGGTTTACagaagctctgggggtacaggGTCTTGGAGGTAGGCCTAAGAACTGGGAGACCAGACTGGGGCTGATGATATGGGGTAAGGTTTAGCAGTCTGGGGACCCTGGGGACCCTGGGCtacttttgtgtgcatgtgcaggtgtgtgcgaATGTGTAGGTGTGTGCGAATGTGTGTAGAGGTCCAAGGTGGGTGTCAGATGTCTTCTTGATCACCTTCCTTTTCTGAGATCAGGGCTCTCCTCTCACTGGCCCTCACCTTGGAGCCCCTCATTTGATTAGGTTTCAGAGGGTAGACAGGCCTCACCCTTTGAATCGGTATGGCAGCAGGGGGCCCAGGAGAACGTGGGGCAGGTGCTTGGCTTCTTCCTTCAAGCATCGCAGTAGTTCTTGGCTCTGAGGTGCCACAGCCTCAGAGGTGGGAACAAGCTTCTGCTCAATCAGGGCCAAAACCTGTGGGATGGAGCCCGTGGGCGGGGTGGCCAGGGTCAGGGCCAGCACCTGTGGGCCAGGTAGCCAGGGCCCGCCAAGCTTTGCCCAACATTCACCTTACCTCCTCTGGACCCCGGCTCAGGCGAGTTTTGCTGGCTGAGTTTCCCTTGATGAGCAGGCGGATCtgttcctgcctctcctcctagGGAGTCAGAAAGCCATCAACACTAGCTCCCTGTTCTTCCAGGGAGTCTCTCCCTGGCTCCCCCTCTCCACAGAGGACAGTTTCACTTGTTCCTTCATCCTTCCCCCATATctcttcaatatattttttagatttatttatttttactttatgcatatggCTGTTTTGCTTGTATGGCTATTTAGGCACTGCATGTATGCCACATACCCACacaggccaaaagagggcatcagatcccccggGACTGAACTcccagttgtgagctgccatgtaaatgctgggaattgaatccaggttctctgaaagGACAGCTAGTAAtcttttgtcaagacagggtttctctgtgcatctaTCTCTAGCCTAGaagtagctctgtagaccaggctgtccttgaactcagagatctcatgcctctgactcccaagcactgggattaaaggcataggtcACCATGAGCCAGTCCTCTTTATGCTGAGCCATCACTTGAAGCCCTGGGAGACCCAATGCTTGGTCTCTAAACCCCACACCCCCACTCTGACTGTCTACCAGGCCCAGGATCTCACCACCAGCTGACGCCACTGTAGGATCCGCTGCCTCTTGGCCTGCAGCTCTCGCAGCAGAAGTTGCCGCTGCCCAACTGCACTCTCCAGTTCCTGGCCCTGGGCATGAAGAGCCTTGAGCTCTGCCCACAGGCCACTGTGCCTAAGCCCCAGCAGCAGGACTTTCCTGCTGAGTGGGGAGGAAGtgaaagaggacagagagactGGCAGCCACATTGGGGAGATGAGATCTTTGGGGAGGCATGAAGAACCCCACACACAAGAAACAAGCACCAGGAAAGGGAGGAAATGAAGGGGCCCCAAGGGTAGACAACATCCAGTATTCCTAGCCTCTGCTGAGGGAGCATCTTTACCTCTCACTGGATCCCAGCAaaagtctctctgcttcctccactAGGCCCTGGAGGCGGCCAGTTAGGAGTTGTCTCTCACTCAGGAGCGCACTCCTCTGTGTAACTAATGCACCGACAGCCTGCCAGCCCTCCTGGGGGTGTAAGGTCCTTGTGAGCATGGTCCATGGGGAGAGGGCTTCAGTGGGTCTTGGGAAAGTGTCTCAGGGTTACCTGGATGAGATGAACTGTGGACGGCAGAACCTGGCTGGAGTTTGAAGACTCTGGTGCCTGAGGCCTGAGGTGGGGACAGAGCAGTTGAGGGAGCAGCCTCTTTGTATTGATGAGTGTAGTCAGTATCAGTCTTCCCCTGTTACTGGCTGGCATCTGCACCCCATCTGCAGTTCACTGTGCCTGCTCTTGGCTATGGGAACATTCCCTCCACACCTGGACAGCTCCTCGTCTTTGAGCCCATCCCCATAACATAGGGACCGGATCTCTGACTTCCGCTCTGCAGCCAGGTGCTCCAAGGCGGCCAGGATGTGGCCTGCAGGGTGGTTTGTCAGCAGTGTCTGGAAGGGacaaggaggaaggcagggcaggatgATGGTGCAGGGATGTAAGCCAGGCTTCTGAGGCACTGACTTAGATGGATAGGGACGACTGGAAACTTCatcatggaggaggaggaggtgtccTTTCTTGGGAGTCTTGCCCTCTCACCTCAACTGAGGTCAGCCACTGCTGATAGGATGTTCCGACGTGGTCACCACAAGGGCTTCTGTGGATTTGGGTAAGCAGACAATGAATGTTGTAAGACATATCAATTACCCTCTAAATTATTACCACCACAGGTAAGTAGGAACTATCATTGTCCCCACTGTATAGATAAGGACACCGAGTTGGGGGCCACTACATATCCTCTTTAGTTCTTGACCCttcactcttgttttcttttctttctttctttctttcttttttttttttttttttttttttttttttttttttttgagacagggtttctctttgtagccctggctctcctggaactcactctggagaccaggctagcctcgaactcagaaatccgcctgcctctgcctcccaagtgctgggattaaaggtgtgtgccaccaccgtccagtgACCCTTCACTTTTGTTAAGTCTCCTGGCCAGAAACTCCCTACCCCCCTTCCAGAGCTGAGCAAGGGCCCCCTCTGTGTCCCAGAGCTTCAGACCTCCCCTCCCCAAGCAGCCCCGACTACCTAGGCTGCCAACATCTATGGTGGGTCTGCCTCTTCCTCATCCCACCCTTGGAGCTCTCACATGGCAGGGATCAGAATTGAAATCACCCAGAAATCCACTGTCAGAGGGATTAATAAACTAGCAATCTCCTATCCCTCAAGCCCAGGTCCtcacagggtcccagaggcagaaaACACTCACAGGATGCTGCCTCCCCTGGCCTGGGTAGTCAGAAGGTTCTGCAGGAATTGAGTTCGGAGGGAGCAGGCTGCCCGGACTTCACTCTAGGTAGAAGAGGATGGGTGTTAGTAGGTTCTAGGCCTCTGCTTGATCCTCAATTCCTCATAGTCCCTGCACAGCCTAGGATTCTTACCAACACCTCAGGTTCTAGGGCTGGGGCTGCTGACACCACAGGTCCTAAGGTCACATCCATTTTGGCTTTCCTGGAAGGAAGAGTGTAAGTGGGATGGGGCCTAGGGAGAGCAGATGCCTGTGCCCTCCACCTTGTACTGCCATGCTCTCAAGGGTTATCTCTCAGATTAGGTCACTGTCATCTCCTATATTAGCCTCCTTATTGGTCTCCCTATTCCTGTCCCCTCTGGTAAGTCCTATTACAGGTCAGCAACcctactgttttttttgtttgtttgttttttaagatttacttactatgtacagtgttctgcctgtatgccagaagagggcacaaagATCGCATTACAATGGTtggagccactgtgtggttgctgggaattgaactcaggacctatggaagtgcagtcagtgtgttcgacctctgagccatctctccagcactagaCTGGTCTTAAACATGCTTCGTATGGATCAGGCACAGTAGTGCCTGGGTTTTCAGTCAGGCATCGTGGCTCGTACCTGAGATTCTAGCCAGcggctctcaacctttctaacgctgtgaccctttaatacagttcctcatgttgtagtgacccccaaccataaaattattcattgctacttcgtaactgtaatattgctgctgttatgaatcagtgtgaatatctgtattttctgatgatcttaggtgaTGCCTGTGAATGGGTCTTTCAACCTCAAAAGGGACGCAGCAcgcaggttgagaactgctggatcctagctctcaggaggtTGAGATAGGAAGATTACTAAAAGTCTGAAGCCAacatgggctacacagtgagtgccCACAGCCCTGGCACAGGCTTGTCATCCCAGTACTGCGGAAAGCTGCTGTGGTTACGAAGCACGTTTAAGGCcagtctagggctggagagatggctcagaggtcgaACACACTGACTgcgcttccagaggtcctgagttcaattcccagcaaccatatggtggctcacaaccatctgtaatgtgatctttgtgccctcttctggcatgcaggcagaacactgttcatagtagataaatcttaaaaaaaaaaaaaaaaagctagtctAGGTAACTTAGTGAACTCTGACTCACATTTCAtagaaagtaaatttaaaaagcaagtcagggccagagagatggagagatggctcagtggttaagaacacttcttgctcttacacaggacctagctcacaactgcctatacttggctccagaggacctgatgcccttTGGCCTCTAATGGACACCTGCATGCATATGGGGCATataaactcacacagacacacatgtgcacacatatgtaaaaacaataaataagtgttcaaataaacaagcaaaagggCATGGATCAGGCGCAGTactgcatgcctataatcccagcacttgggaatcagaggcaaaTGGATCATTGTCACGTTggggctaccctggtctacatagaccATGTCTAAagcaaaagccaaacaaacaaagggtAAGGGATGTAGCTAGGTAATAAAGCCCTTGCTTAGCACATGTGAAGTCTGAGGTTTAAAGCTGAGCACCACCTCAGAAAACAGCTCCATGGGAGGGAgtggtggctcagcggttaacaatactgactgctcttccagaggtcctgagttcaattcccagcaaccacatggcggctctcagttccagggaagccaatgacttcttctggcctctgagggtaccaggcaaATCTATAGTGCACAGACACGCATAATATACCCActtgtatataatataaacacctacatacaaaaaagaaataaaaatagaaacatgcattcaaaacaaaacaaaccaccctTGTGAGACCTAAAGATTGTTGTCTCAGAACAATTCCAGACCCCATCCAACATGACACTTTACTGTCATATTAGAACAGCTGGCAGACATCTTCTGAGCTTTTTCCACAATCTGATTTACCCAATTCTTATATTAACTAGAAAGGCTGGATATTAGGGCCGTTTGATAGAGCTTAGAAGCACAAAGAATACATTGTTTAAGGTCATGCAGTTCTAAGTAGCCAAGCAGCAGTGTCTGCTGTTTGAGAGAGAAATGGCAGTGACTCCATAGCCCTGTCTACCTCGACACACTGTTCCTCTGGCCAGCAAGGCCTGGCTGCACATTCTCCTGGCTTTCCATATCTCAAGTTGACCTCCAGCCTTAAAGGGTGCCATGGAGACTTCTCTCCCAACTTAAATATTATCCCTTCCCCTTCATCCTATGACCCTTCACAGGATTTACATCTACCTGAAACTATGAGTTATTTCCTAGGTTCCCATCTGCCTTCTATGCAGGAGAACATCAGCTCCAACAGGGTGGGGCcttattttgtgtatttgcttGTTTCTCAAAAGCCAGTGTTGTAGACATCCAGTTGGCACCATAAATCCAGGTGCCCAAGATAATAAAACTGCCCGCCCTGACAGCCCTCATGTCATGGCTGGAAGCACAAAGAAAGGGATCAGGCAGAACACAGGGGTTTGTGAGGAGAATGTCTAACCTCCCCAGGAAGGCTGAACCCCACCTTTGCATGTCCTGCAGACGTTTGAGCTGATTCTGCAGGTGCTGCATTGGGTCTTTCAACCCATGTTGCTGTCTTCGTACAGCCCCAGCTTGGGCCTGGAGGAGAAGAGCTCTGTGCTGGGTGTCTTTCAGGCTCTGCAGTATCTGTGTCATGGCTATATCTATGGGAGGAACAGAGGTGGCTGTCAATACCTCCGTCACCCAGGGTGTCATTGCCCATTCGGCTGGCCCCATGAGTCACCCTGAGCTTCAGTCTCTTGATCCATCAGCTCCAGGCTCTGGTCTAGCTCTTGGTTCTCTGCCCGAAGGCGGGCTACAGTGGCTTCCAGCTCCAACTTTCGACAGATCTGGTGGGATCAGGTACAGGGTCAGAAGGTCAGATGCTTAGACTCATTGGAGCTTAACCCGGCTGCACTACCTTCTGGGTGGCACTCGGTTTCTTATCTCATCTCCTGGGAGATGGTTgacagatttttctttgtttaagtgGCTCAGGTCTGACAGAGGCACTAAGAATCTACCTGATTCTCTCCCTCATAGAATTGCCTCTCCATCTTCTTGGCTTTCTGTCTGTGTGGTGACTCCTACATCTCTGTCagatgctttttattattttttatttttattgagacagggttttggtGTGTAACTAGCTCAAACTGCCCTTAAACTCATAGTGCTCTTCAGTATCCacgtgctgggataacaggcaagTACCAACATACCAAgcctctattatttttttttaaatgtatgtctgtgtaccacatgcatacaagtaccagtggaagccagaaggtgTTAGATCTCCTAGAATTGAAATCACAGTTGGCTGTTAGCCATCTGCTCTGGATGCTGGGATGTGGACTGGGGTCCatttcaagagcagcaagtgctcttaattgctgagccatcactctaggtTTCCCCTCCTAGTCTTGACCTCTTCCTTAGACTCCTTAACAGCTCTGACAAACCAGTCCTTCCCCATCGCCTCTTATCAGTTTTGTTTATTCTATCTACTTCTGaccaggtctcactctgtagcccaggctggccttacgcTCATGGGGATCCTTCTGCTTTATCCTGGGTGCCGAGACTATAAGACTCAGGACCTTCCTCTCTCcaacactgtcttagtcagggtttctattcctgcacaaacatcaagaagcaagttggggaggaaagggtttattcagcttacttccatactgctgttgatcaccagaggaagtcaggactggaactcaagcaggtcaggaagcaggagctgacgcagaggccatggaggggtgttccttactggcttgcttcccctggcttgctcagcctgctctcttatagaacccagacttccagcccagggatggcaccacccacagggggtctacccccttgatcactaatggagaaaatgccccacagatggatctcatggaggcacttccccaactgaagctcccctctctgtgataactccagcctgtgtcaaattgacacacaaaaccagccagtacaattgaccctttgtcaacttgacacacaaacacattactattaagcctcaacccttattttcttattcatccccaagatctaaagtacCACAGTCTTTAcacattaaaagttcaatctattttaaatgtccaatatcttttaaaattcaaagtctcttaactgtgggttccactaaaatacattcttccttcaagagggaaaaatatcagggcacagtcacaatcaaaagcaaaagcaatgtctgggatccaactcacaatcttctgggctcctctaagggctttggtcacttctccagctctgccctttgcatcacacagcttgtcttctgggctccagatgcctgtactctactgctgctgctgtccttggtggtcattgcatggtactggcatctctaaaacactgctgtcttctgctataactaggcttcaccaatagcctctcataggctttcttcatggtgccaagcctcaactcccttgcatgaccccttcagtcctgggccatcaattgcaaaccaNNNNNNNNNNN includes:
- the Haus5 gene encoding HAUS augmin-like complex subunit 5 isoform X2 — translated: MELTQEERELSRWAAEEMEVPPSARPRESTLRRLCLGQGADIWAYIVQHVHSQRNIKTIQGNLLWYGYQDNPKICRKLELEATVARLRAENQELDQSLELMDQETEAQDIAMTQILQSLKDTQHRALLLQAQAGAVRRQQHGLKDPMQHLQNQLKRLQDMQRKAKMDVTLGPVVSAAPALEPEVLSEVRAACSLRTQFLQNLLTTQARGGSILSPCGDHVGTSYQQWLTSVETLLTNHPAGHILAALEHLAAERKSEIRSLCYGDGLKDEELSRPQAPESSNSSQVLPSTVHLIQEGWQAVGALVTQRSALLSERQLLTGRLQGLVEEAERLLLGSSERKVLLLGLRHSGLWAELKALHAQGQELESAVGQRQLLLRELQAKRQRILQWRQLVEERQEQIRLLIKGNSASKTRLSRGPEEVLALIEQKLVPTSEAVAPQSQELLRCLKEEAKHLPHVLLGPLLPYRFKGLNPSSRILPSIHQLHPTTPSGSSLILLSHTLGLPVGKASELLLPKAASLREDLLFLQDQWGLRGGNLCVKTGLPPGPSTQELLQIQVSQEKEQNENIGQTLKKLLNLLKQALEQIPELQAIAEDWWEQPGQAALSEDLHHGLSLPQWQLRWVQAQVALQQPYK
- the Haus5 gene encoding HAUS augmin-like complex subunit 5 isoform X1; translated protein: MELTQEERELSRWAAEEMEVPPSARPRESTLRRLCLGQGADIWAYIVQHVHSQRNIKTIQGNLLWYGYQDNPKICRKLELEATVARLRAENQELDQSLELMDQETEAQDIAMTQILQSLKDTQHRALLLQAQAGAVRRQQHGLKDPMQHLQNQLKRLQDMQRKAKMDVTLGPVVSAAPALEPEVLSEVRAACSLRTQFLQNLLTTQARGGSILSPCGDHVGTSYQQWLTSVETLLTNHPAGHILAALEHLAAERKSEIRSLCYGDGLKDEELSRPQAPESSNSSQVLPSTVHLIQEGWQAVGALVTQRSALLSERQLLTGRLQGLVEEAERLLLGSSESRKVLLLGLRHSGLWAELKALHAQGQELESAVGQRQLLLRELQAKRQRILQWRQLVEERQEQIRLLIKGNSASKTRLSRGPEEVLALIEQKLVPTSEAVAPQSQELLRCLKEEAKHLPHVLLGPLLPYRFKGLNPSSRILPSIHQLHPTTPSGSSLILLSHTLGLPVGKASELLLPKAASLREDLLFLQDQWGLRGGNLCVKTGLPPGPSTQELLQIQVSQEKEQNENIGQTLKKLLNLLKQALEQIPELQAIAEDWWEQPGQAALSEDLHHGLSLPQWQLRWVQAQVALQQPYK